In the Aromatoleum bremense genome, one interval contains:
- a CDS encoding glycosyltransferase family 4 protein, which yields MGRSEALPAGEIRATAPLRQARLALISSQAYSIHNFRGPLIRDWVARGLQVFALAPDYDDASRDAVTALGAEPVDYSLERAGIRPLRDARDIFRLVRLLRRLQPDYAFTYFIKPVIYGTFAARLAGVPDRSAMVEGAGYVYSEESPGFSLRRRVLRAAVSGLYRAGLAAAHRVFFLNRDDIELFVRSRMVAAERAIMLGGIGVDLGWFAAAAPVTDPPTFLLAARLLAEKGVREYVEAARRVRAVLPSARFILLGSIDVNPGSVSEAELRAWNAEGVVEWRGHVNDVRPAIAEASVFVLPSYYREGVPRSIQEAMAMGRPIITTDMPGCRDTVEPGENGWLVPPRDVDALVDALLGFIEQPERIASMGAASRRLAEVQFDVRRANARILAAMGFE from the coding sequence TTGGGTCGTTCTGAGGCACTGCCGGCGGGGGAAATCCGTGCGACTGCGCCGCTGCGGCAAGCGAGGCTCGCGCTGATCTCGAGCCAGGCGTATTCGATCCACAATTTCCGCGGCCCGTTGATCCGCGACTGGGTCGCGCGTGGCCTGCAGGTGTTCGCGCTCGCACCCGACTACGATGACGCGAGCCGCGACGCCGTGACCGCGCTCGGCGCCGAACCGGTCGATTACAGCCTCGAGCGGGCCGGCATACGGCCGTTGCGCGACGCGCGCGACATCTTCCGGCTCGTGCGCCTGCTGCGCCGGCTGCAGCCCGACTACGCGTTCACGTATTTCATCAAGCCGGTGATCTACGGCACCTTCGCGGCGCGCCTCGCCGGCGTGCCGGATCGCTCCGCGATGGTCGAAGGCGCCGGCTATGTCTATTCAGAAGAAAGCCCCGGCTTCTCGCTGCGCCGCCGCGTGCTGCGCGCCGCGGTCAGCGGCTTGTACCGGGCCGGGCTCGCCGCGGCGCATCGCGTGTTCTTCCTCAACCGGGACGATATCGAACTGTTCGTTCGCAGCCGCATGGTCGCTGCTGAGCGCGCCATCATGCTCGGCGGCATCGGCGTCGATCTCGGCTGGTTCGCCGCCGCAGCACCGGTCACGGATCCGCCGACTTTTCTCCTCGCGGCCCGGCTGCTCGCCGAAAAAGGTGTCCGGGAGTACGTCGAGGCGGCCCGGCGGGTTCGCGCCGTGCTTCCGTCAGCACGTTTCATCCTGCTCGGCAGCATCGACGTGAATCCGGGTTCGGTCAGCGAGGCCGAACTGCGCGCGTGGAACGCCGAAGGCGTCGTCGAATGGCGAGGCCATGTCAACGACGTTCGCCCGGCGATCGCCGAAGCGAGCGTCTTCGTCCTGCCGTCGTACTACCGCGAGGGCGTTCCGCGCAGCATCCAGGAGGCCATGGCGATGGGCCGCCCGATCATCACCACCGACATGCCGGGGTGCCGGGATACCGTCGAGCCGGGTGAAAACGGTTGGCTGGTGCCGCCGCGCGATGTCGATGCGCTGGTCGATGCGCTGCTCGGTTTCATCGAGCAGCCCGAGCGAATCGCATCGATGGGAGCCGCAAGCCGGCGCCTCGCCGAGGTGCAATTTGACGTGCGCCGCGCGAACGCGCGCATCCTGGCGGCGATGGGGTTCGAATGA
- a CDS encoding prepilin-type N-terminal cleavage/methylation domain-containing protein yields the protein MKRQRAARGFTLVEIIIALSLLSLVMLALVAALRTFGESGSRLEARSERTDDMRLVSGFLRQIVGEASVAHRRKLDDGTEVPDFLGEPQALEWLAPMPARHGVGGLHWLRLSVRSEEEGFDLVLQLVPFVPPPQAFAADPDARPDWVTEPARILVRRLDSFSVAYQRLGRSDWQDNWSDAAVLPGRVAFKLRIGGASWPDLIVPVLAAEPGLDVNTTAMDRAQ from the coding sequence ATGAAGCGGCAGCGGGCGGCGCGCGGCTTTACGTTGGTCGAGATCATTATCGCGCTCAGCCTGCTGTCGCTGGTCATGCTGGCGCTGGTAGCGGCATTGCGCACTTTCGGTGAATCCGGTTCCCGCCTCGAGGCACGCAGCGAGCGCACGGATGATATGCGCCTTGTCAGTGGCTTCCTTCGCCAGATCGTCGGTGAGGCGTCGGTTGCGCACCGACGCAAACTCGACGATGGCACCGAAGTGCCGGATTTCCTCGGCGAGCCCCAAGCGCTCGAATGGCTTGCGCCGATGCCTGCCCGTCACGGGGTCGGTGGGCTGCACTGGCTGCGGCTATCGGTTCGGTCCGAGGAGGAAGGCTTCGACCTGGTGCTGCAATTGGTGCCGTTCGTGCCCCCCCCGCAGGCTTTTGCAGCCGATCCGGATGCTCGCCCGGACTGGGTGACCGAACCCGCCCGCATCCTGGTGCGGCGGCTCGATTCGTTCTCCGTCGCCTATCAGCGCCTGGGGCGCAGCGACTGGCAGGACAACTGGAGCGATGCCGCCGTCCTGCCGGGGCGCGTCGCCTTCAAGTTGCGGATCGGTGGAGCGAGCTGGCCGGACCTCATCGTCCCGGTGCTGGCGGCCGAGCCGGGCCTCGATGTGAATACAACGGCAATGGATCGTGCCCAATGA
- a CDS encoding PilN domain-containing protein, with translation MALEAGNPSLFGFDLRRIGQVWRNGWNEAFQWPSLAWLTPQEAIRVLMPDGGEALRLGASATPAPAGAEAAALAVVLPEDSVLLREFRLPRLAGDELRQAVELEVLAVSPFPPDETVWGWRAEPAGAQVRVRLALAARSHVRTALAQEQARLAGAEPEIWAVADAPIVLQGYGEHGRLKRMHVARNRILLALAGAFVLMFALAVTPVLQARERVFDAQRQYAALETEVASLLGARNALAVGNERARALRAHLEQRQELPQLLELITQLLPDDAFLSRLEVQGRQVRIVGQAADAAQLMKILGAPSSPFRNVRAPSPISRAAGSNKENFVIEFVIPSEEKVQ, from the coding sequence ATGGCGCTTGAGGCCGGCAATCCGAGCCTGTTCGGCTTTGATCTGCGCAGGATTGGCCAAGTCTGGCGCAATGGCTGGAATGAAGCTTTTCAGTGGCCGTCGCTGGCCTGGCTGACGCCGCAGGAGGCGATCCGGGTTCTGATGCCGGACGGTGGTGAAGCGCTGCGTCTGGGTGCATCGGCCACACCGGCGCCGGCAGGTGCCGAAGCGGCGGCGCTGGCCGTCGTGCTGCCGGAAGACAGCGTGCTGCTGCGCGAATTCAGGTTGCCTCGGCTTGCCGGCGACGAATTGCGCCAGGCGGTCGAACTCGAAGTCCTTGCGGTCAGTCCGTTCCCCCCCGATGAAACCGTGTGGGGATGGCGCGCCGAACCAGCGGGCGCGCAAGTGCGGGTGCGCCTGGCGCTTGCCGCGCGTTCGCATGTGAGGACGGCGCTCGCACAAGAGCAGGCGCGGCTGGCGGGTGCCGAACCTGAAATCTGGGCTGTGGCGGATGCTCCGATCGTGCTTCAGGGTTATGGCGAGCATGGCCGGTTGAAACGCATGCATGTCGCCCGCAATCGCATCCTGCTCGCGCTCGCCGGTGCCTTCGTGCTCATGTTCGCATTGGCAGTGACGCCGGTGCTGCAGGCGCGCGAGCGCGTGTTCGATGCACAGCGCCAGTATGCGGCGCTCGAGACCGAAGTCGCCAGTCTGCTGGGGGCGCGCAACGCACTTGCAGTTGGCAACGAACGTGCGCGTGCGCTGCGTGCTCACCTGGAGCAACGGCAGGAACTGCCTCAGTTGCTTGAACTCATTACGCAGCTCCTGCCTGACGACGCTTTCCTCAGTCGCCTGGAAGTACAGGGACGACAGGTGCGTATCGTGGGGCAAGCGGCCGATGCCGCCCAACTGATGAAGATTCTCGGTGCGCCGAGTTCGCCGTTCCGGAATGTACGTGCGCCGTCCCCTATTTCACGCGCAGCAGGTTCCAATAAGGAGAACTTCGTCATCGAATTCGTCATCCCCAGCGAGGAGAAGGTGCAGTGA
- the gspM gene encoding type II secretion system protein GspM, whose amino-acid sequence MKFVVDTHFPGRDGRFVVASVLGAALAMLVLTTYLLMGKLFWAQDTMASIEPRYARLLGLREVGPQVQASLASVGADLSRYAYPAGTDAARIGTDMQQRIRQLAEAAGLGVAGSQILPARTHAGFTQIPLKLTVDGNLEGLRSLLAGFDRETPVILVDNLQVSASVPRARRGDPQPEERLVGQLDLSVLHLQP is encoded by the coding sequence GTGAAGTTTGTCGTGGACACGCATTTTCCCGGGCGCGATGGTCGTTTCGTCGTGGCGAGCGTACTGGGCGCAGCGCTGGCGATGCTTGTCCTGACGACATATTTGCTGATGGGCAAGCTCTTCTGGGCGCAGGACACGATGGCGTCGATCGAGCCGCGTTACGCCCGCCTGCTGGGTCTGCGCGAAGTAGGGCCGCAGGTCCAGGCCTCCTTGGCCAGCGTCGGTGCAGATCTGTCCCGCTACGCCTATCCGGCCGGCACTGATGCGGCACGTATTGGCACGGACATGCAGCAGCGCATCCGTCAGCTTGCCGAAGCTGCGGGGCTGGGGGTTGCCGGCAGCCAGATCCTGCCCGCACGCACCCATGCCGGCTTCACCCAGATTCCGCTCAAGCTCACGGTCGATGGTAATCTCGAAGGCCTGCGTAGCCTGCTGGCAGGGTTTGACCGCGAAACGCCGGTGATTCTCGTCGATAACCTCCAAGTCAGCGCCTCGGTGCCCCGTGCGCGTCGCGGCGATCCGCAACCTGAAGAGCGGCTGGTGGGGCAACTCGATCTCAGTGTGTTGCACCTCCAACCGTGA
- a CDS encoding general secretion pathway protein GspK: protein MALVAVMWVVAALSIFAMSLAASSRGEVRGAQSARGFAEAAAYGDAAIQLAARELKFATGTIDRRLTLSYTIDGRQLVVRVSPGGGFVDLNGAPEALLRDLFVFGAGLDADNAELLAQRIADWRDPDEDALPLGAENPAYEAAGVAFRTRGGPFDIPEDLLQVLGVSFDIYDKVRNFVTTQTGAAGVDPFAASKGVLRVLAQGDAAVADAFSAARDAKEPSIDTTAFTQEHILSSSGTVYYIEAFYPGEGGRTLARARWVDLGAEGPAGLPWRSMHVEPVRSFVSEDGHGA, encoded by the coding sequence ATGGCCCTGGTCGCGGTGATGTGGGTGGTGGCCGCGCTGTCGATATTCGCCATGAGCCTGGCCGCGTCGTCCCGGGGTGAAGTGCGCGGGGCGCAAAGTGCGCGGGGCTTCGCTGAGGCCGCAGCTTATGGCGATGCGGCTATCCAACTCGCCGCGCGCGAATTGAAGTTCGCTACGGGCACGATCGACCGTCGGCTCACCCTGAGCTACACCATCGATGGCCGGCAGCTTGTTGTGCGCGTGTCGCCTGGGGGCGGTTTTGTGGACCTGAACGGCGCACCGGAAGCCTTGCTGCGCGACCTGTTTGTATTCGGCGCCGGCCTCGATGCCGACAATGCCGAACTGCTGGCGCAGCGTATTGCCGATTGGCGTGACCCGGACGAGGATGCGTTGCCGCTCGGTGCCGAGAACCCGGCCTACGAAGCCGCGGGTGTGGCTTTTCGCACGCGGGGCGGTCCCTTCGATATCCCGGAAGACCTGCTCCAGGTGCTCGGGGTCAGTTTTGATATCTATGATAAAGTTCGCAATTTTGTGACGACACAAACCGGTGCGGCGGGCGTGGATCCATTTGCAGCTTCAAAGGGCGTGCTGAGGGTGCTTGCCCAGGGCGACGCCGCAGTCGCGGATGCTTTTTCGGCGGCGCGCGATGCGAAGGAACCCTCGATTGACACGACCGCTTTCACTCAGGAGCATATTCTGTCGTCTTCCGGCACCGTTTATTACATTGAGGCGTTTTACCCCGGCGAAGGCGGGCGCACGCTGGCGCGCGCGCGCTGGGTCGACCTCGGCGCCGAGGGACCGGCCGGGCTGCCATGGCGCAGCATGCACGTCGAACCGGTGCGCAGCTTTGTGAGCGAGGACGGGCATGGCGCTTGA
- the gspG gene encoding type II secretion system major pseudopilin GspG, producing the protein MFSLHMIHRPRHSSATGFTLVELLVVLVILGLLAGLVGPRVLGQLGGAKSKTTAVQIKDLEQAAELFKLDVGRFPSNDEGLDALSSRPGSASGWNGPYLKKGEVPKDPWGNRYHYESPGKRTDIDIFSLGADNAIGGEGENADIGNWQ; encoded by the coding sequence ATGTTTTCGTTGCACATGATCCATCGTCCCCGCCATTCGTCGGCCACTGGTTTCACGCTTGTCGAACTCCTTGTCGTGCTGGTCATCCTGGGGCTGCTGGCTGGTTTGGTCGGGCCGCGCGTACTCGGGCAGCTGGGCGGAGCGAAAAGCAAGACCACCGCGGTGCAGATCAAGGATCTCGAACAGGCTGCCGAACTCTTCAAGCTCGATGTCGGCCGTTTCCCGAGCAATGACGAAGGGCTCGATGCACTGTCCAGCCGGCCCGGGTCAGCATCCGGCTGGAATGGCCCATACTTGAAGAAGGGTGAAGTGCCGAAGGATCCGTGGGGCAATCGCTACCACTACGAGAGCCCGGGGAAGCGCACCGATATCGATATCTTCTCGCTCGGCGCCGACAACGCGATCGGAGGCGAGGGCGAGAACGCGGACATCGGCAACTGGCAGTGA
- a CDS encoding GspH/FimT family protein, with amino-acid sequence MTPPGGPGGGGAGFTLVELVVALAVAAVMLGVLPAALGRMYDAMEYRSTVRNMLADLKAARLEAVRSGQAAVFTVDLEGHRFGVGAEPAEKIPEKLKVRAIVADTEIAAGERAGIRFYPDGSATGGSIELERPSGDGLRLRVDWLLGRVSQEPLGG; translated from the coding sequence GTGACACCTCCCGGCGGTCCGGGTGGCGGGGGGGCGGGTTTTACCCTGGTCGAGCTGGTCGTGGCGCTCGCCGTCGCGGCCGTCATGCTCGGCGTGCTGCCGGCCGCGCTGGGTCGCATGTACGACGCGATGGAATACCGCTCGACCGTGCGGAACATGCTGGCGGATCTCAAGGCCGCACGTCTGGAGGCGGTCCGCAGCGGGCAGGCGGCCGTGTTTACCGTAGACCTCGAGGGCCATCGCTTCGGTGTCGGCGCCGAGCCTGCAGAGAAGATCCCGGAAAAACTCAAGGTGCGCGCGATCGTTGCCGACACGGAAATTGCTGCCGGCGAGCGCGCCGGGATCCGCTTTTATCCCGACGGCAGTGCGACCGGTGGCAGCATCGAGCTCGAACGTCCGTCCGGAGACGGCCTGCGCCTGCGCGTCGACTGGCTGCTCGGGCGGGTGTCTCAGGAGCCGCTGGGTGGATGA
- a CDS encoding type II secretion system F family protein, producing the protein MTEFAYRAAHGDGNMVDGRIEAASRENALRQLRSQGLTPIRLEVAAAVRTIAPKPATPLPSSPQRMSGPAKITGKQGEPVVHASRGLFATDRKPGHVDVFHLTGELAVMLRAGLPLDRALKVMVSMSQRPAITALLDDLLDSVKSGKGFSQALQPHQRLFGEFYINMVRSGEAGGQLGEVLSRLAEHLERTRALRESVVSALIYPAILVLVAAVSVFLMLAFVVPQFESLFNDMGDALPLPTRIIVGAGHLVADWGWLAALVVALGVVVFRRWLHTPAGRNWRDACVLSLPVLGSVVQKFEITRFARSMGTLLGNGVPIVTAIKIASDTMDNVRLREAMLGVAPAIKQGGRMAEALGGTGLFTPLALNMVRLGEETGRLDEMLLELARVHDGEVQSGIKRALTMLEPLLILGLGGVIAAIIVSILMGILSVNDLAV; encoded by the coding sequence ATGACTGAATTTGCCTATCGTGCTGCGCATGGTGACGGCAACATGGTGGATGGACGCATCGAGGCCGCTTCCCGGGAGAACGCCCTGCGCCAACTGCGCAGCCAAGGCTTGACACCAATCCGACTGGAAGTCGCGGCCGCGGTTAGGACCATTGCGCCGAAGCCCGCGACACCGCTCCCCTCATCGCCACAGCGGATGTCGGGGCCGGCGAAAATCACCGGCAAGCAGGGTGAACCGGTTGTGCACGCTTCGCGCGGCCTGTTTGCCACGGATAGGAAGCCTGGTCACGTCGATGTTTTTCACCTTACCGGCGAGCTTGCGGTCATGCTGCGGGCCGGTCTGCCGCTGGACCGGGCGCTCAAGGTGATGGTGAGCATGAGCCAGAGACCCGCGATTACCGCCCTGCTCGATGACCTGCTCGATTCGGTCAAATCCGGCAAAGGCTTCAGCCAGGCGCTGCAGCCGCACCAGAGGCTGTTCGGCGAGTTCTACATCAACATGGTGCGTTCCGGCGAGGCCGGCGGCCAGCTCGGCGAAGTGCTGAGCCGTTTGGCGGAACATCTCGAACGTACCCGCGCGCTGCGCGAGAGCGTGGTCTCGGCACTCATCTATCCTGCCATCCTGGTGCTCGTGGCCGCAGTGTCGGTCTTCCTGATGCTTGCTTTCGTCGTGCCGCAGTTCGAATCGTTGTTCAACGACATGGGCGACGCTTTGCCGTTGCCGACACGGATCATCGTCGGTGCAGGTCACCTGGTTGCCGACTGGGGATGGTTGGCAGCACTGGTCGTCGCGTTGGGCGTGGTCGTCTTCCGGCGCTGGTTGCACACACCCGCCGGCCGCAACTGGCGGGATGCGTGTGTGCTCAGCCTGCCAGTGCTGGGCAGCGTGGTGCAGAAATTTGAGATCACCCGTTTTGCCCGCAGCATGGGAACTCTGCTCGGCAATGGCGTTCCGATCGTCACCGCGATCAAGATCGCCTCCGACACGATGGATAATGTCCGCCTGCGCGAGGCCATGCTCGGCGTTGCCCCGGCCATCAAGCAGGGCGGGCGGATGGCGGAAGCGCTCGGTGGAACCGGCCTGTTTACGCCGCTTGCGCTCAACATGGTTCGCCTGGGCGAAGAAACCGGGCGGCTCGACGAGATGCTCCTCGAACTGGCCCGGGTTCACGACGGCGAAGTGCAGTCGGGAATCAAGCGTGCGCTGACGATGCTCGAACCTCTGCTCATCCTGGGGTTGGGCGGGGTTATCGCTGCCATCATCGTTTCGATCCTGATGGGTATTCTGTCGGTCAACGACCTTGCCGTGTGA
- the gspE gene encoding type II secretion system ATPase GspE: MQVDSAVDRPRLGELLVREGKLSQRDLEQALIAQQEMGDLLGRVLIRLGLLSEIDIARTLSGQLDIPLVQAGEFPEELIVVEGLSSEYLLSHGVLPWRREDGELHIVMAVPQDGFLTKALHLATGLRIRPALGLESDIQAALDRLYLEATNPDDEEDDGFVGALGSDNEFIEHLKDLASEAPVIRLVTQIIGRVIDLRASDIHIEPFEDGLHVRYRVDGVLQAAESAAPSLGAAVTSRIKLLAHLNIAERRLPQDGRIRTRVKGHELDLRVSTLPTVHGESVVMRVLDRASIRINLEDMGFAEDNLARFRDLLLRPHGILLVTGPTGSGKTTTLYAALAKLDATELKILTVEDPVEYQLAGVNQVQVQSQIGLSFAHALRSILRQDPDIIMIGEMRDTETAQIAVQSALTGHLVLSTLHTNTAAGAIVRLEDMGVERYLITSTVNGVLSQRLVRKLCEHCREAVELLDAEFDKAGIARFLPEGERRVFAARGCPRCKHTGYHGRTSIHELFVMDDAAHQAVLSGADATILHNVARRAGMLTLYEDGLRKVAAGITSMEELLRVTQDQSND; this comes from the coding sequence ATGCAAGTTGATTCTGCTGTCGACCGCCCCCGCCTCGGCGAGCTTCTCGTTCGTGAAGGCAAGCTCAGTCAGCGCGACCTCGAACAGGCGCTCATCGCGCAGCAGGAAATGGGGGATCTGCTCGGGCGCGTGCTGATTCGCCTGGGGCTGCTGTCGGAAATCGACATTGCCCGCACCCTGTCCGGGCAACTCGATATCCCCCTCGTCCAGGCGGGCGAGTTTCCGGAAGAGCTAATCGTCGTCGAGGGACTGAGCAGCGAATACTTGCTCAGCCACGGTGTGCTGCCGTGGCGGCGCGAGGATGGCGAGTTGCACATCGTCATGGCGGTTCCGCAGGACGGCTTTCTCACCAAGGCGCTGCACCTGGCCACGGGCCTGCGCATCCGTCCCGCGCTGGGGCTCGAATCCGATATCCAGGCGGCTCTCGATCGCCTTTACCTCGAGGCGACGAACCCGGACGACGAAGAAGACGACGGTTTCGTCGGCGCGCTCGGCAGTGACAACGAGTTCATCGAGCACCTGAAGGATCTCGCCAGCGAAGCTCCGGTCATCCGTTTGGTGACCCAGATCATTGGTCGCGTCATCGACCTGCGGGCATCTGATATCCACATCGAGCCGTTCGAGGATGGCCTGCATGTACGCTACCGGGTCGACGGCGTGCTGCAGGCGGCGGAAAGCGCGGCCCCCAGTCTCGGTGCGGCAGTCACGTCACGCATCAAGCTGCTCGCCCATCTCAACATCGCCGAGCGCCGCCTGCCGCAGGACGGACGCATCCGCACCCGGGTCAAGGGCCACGAGCTTGACCTGCGCGTCTCCACTTTGCCGACTGTGCACGGCGAAAGCGTCGTCATGCGTGTGCTCGACCGGGCAAGCATCCGCATCAATCTCGAGGATATGGGGTTTGCTGAAGACAACCTCGCGCGATTCCGCGACCTGCTGCTGCGGCCGCACGGCATCCTGCTTGTCACCGGCCCCACCGGCAGCGGCAAGACGACGACGCTGTATGCCGCGCTGGCCAAGCTCGACGCAACCGAACTTAAAATCCTCACCGTCGAGGATCCCGTCGAATACCAGCTCGCCGGCGTCAACCAGGTGCAGGTCCAGAGTCAGATCGGCCTCAGCTTTGCGCATGCGCTGCGTTCCATCCTGCGCCAGGATCCGGACATCATCATGATCGGCGAGATGCGTGACACCGAAACCGCACAGATTGCGGTGCAGTCCGCGCTCACCGGTCACCTCGTACTATCTACCCTGCACACCAATACGGCCGCCGGTGCGATCGTCCGGCTCGAAGACATGGGGGTGGAACGCTACCTGATAACTTCGACCGTCAATGGCGTGCTGTCGCAGCGGCTGGTGCGCAAGCTCTGCGAACATTGCCGTGAGGCGGTCGAGTTGCTCGACGCCGAGTTCGACAAGGCCGGCATTGCACGTTTCCTGCCAGAGGGCGAGCGGCGCGTGTTCGCTGCTCGTGGCTGTCCGCGCTGCAAACATACCGGCTACCACGGCAGGACCTCGATCCACGAACTGTTCGTCATGGATGACGCCGCCCACCAGGCGGTGCTGTCCGGCGCGGATGCGACCATCCTGCACAACGTCGCGCGCCGGGCCGGCATGCTGACTCTCTACGAAGACGGGCTGCGCAAAGTTGCCGCGGGCATCACGTCGATGGAGGAGCTGTTGCGCGTGACGCAGGACCAGAGCAATGACTGA
- a CDS encoding cephalosporin hydroxylase family protein has product MDTNHPGRLVAADDVAERFHRWYYDNGVWETVRFLGVPCLKSVMDLWNYQEILFELKPSLIVEFGTRHGGSALYFSMIGQGINPLLRVLTVDIEDHLLDPQVSRVPAIEFMKCSSTDSAVAARIAELRNSLPGPMFAILDSDHRQPHVLQEMLSLRNVMRSGDYLVVEDSNINGHPVLPGWGPGPFEAIVEYVRQFPDDYVRDEAREHKFGFTFAPAGFLRRA; this is encoded by the coding sequence GTGGACACTAATCACCCCGGCCGACTCGTAGCGGCTGATGATGTCGCCGAACGCTTCCATCGCTGGTACTACGATAACGGCGTGTGGGAGACGGTGCGCTTCCTCGGCGTGCCTTGCCTCAAGTCCGTCATGGACCTGTGGAACTATCAGGAGATATTGTTCGAGCTCAAACCCTCGCTGATCGTCGAGTTCGGCACGCGCCATGGAGGTTCCGCTCTCTATTTCTCGATGATCGGCCAGGGAATCAATCCGCTGCTGCGCGTCCTGACCGTCGATATCGAGGATCATCTGCTCGACCCCCAGGTGTCTCGCGTACCCGCCATCGAATTCATGAAATGCTCATCGACCGATTCCGCCGTCGCCGCCCGCATCGCCGAGTTGCGCAATAGCCTGCCCGGGCCGATGTTCGCGATTCTCGACAGCGATCATCGCCAGCCGCACGTGTTGCAGGAAATGCTGTCATTGCGCAACGTGATGCGTTCCGGCGATTACCTGGTGGTCGAGGACAGTAACATCAACGGTCATCCGGTTCTGCCGGGCTGGGGGCCGGGGCCGTTCGAAGCCATTGTCGAATATGTCCGGCAATTTCCTGACGACTACGTCAGGGATGAGGCGCGTGAGCACAAGTTCGGCTTTACCTTCGCGCCTGCGGGCTTTCTGCGGCGCGCATGA
- a CDS encoding glycosyltransferase family 2 protein: MSAAPPLHILLATYNGARFLPALLDSVLAQSDPDWVLLVRDDGSSDDTVAVLHRYAARDARMRLVVDGAATVGIRRNFERLLDCARRAGAASFALCDQDDLWCTHKLARMRAALDGAQARHGPSTPLLAYADLALIDDAGRPIAESHFGWAGAPQVRHGVDTWLIAHNLIPGCAMVGNRALLELALPFPSQVFHHDWWLVLVASAAGQVIAVDAALTGYRQHSGNAIGAASPTSRALDFIFHFRRSLDEARAQYGGAVDQAAALVERVGAGGHHNWIAAAGAARDRLGAPLRRVRIRAILAGPVRRIGLARNVLMLSASLFALRSRRRERSGAPSVR, from the coding sequence ATGAGTGCCGCGCCGCCGCTGCACATCCTGCTCGCGACATACAATGGTGCGCGTTTCCTGCCGGCACTGCTCGACAGCGTGCTGGCCCAGTCGGACCCGGACTGGGTTCTGCTCGTGCGTGACGACGGTTCGAGCGACGATACGGTGGCAGTGCTGCACCGTTACGCCGCGCGCGATGCACGGATGCGTCTGGTGGTGGACGGGGCTGCCACGGTGGGCATCCGACGGAACTTCGAGCGGCTGCTCGATTGCGCACGTCGAGCCGGGGCGGCAAGCTTCGCGCTGTGTGACCAGGATGATTTATGGTGCACGCACAAACTCGCCCGCATGCGTGCCGCGCTCGATGGTGCGCAAGCACGCCACGGCCCATCGACTCCGTTACTCGCATATGCCGATCTTGCCCTGATCGACGACGCAGGTCGTCCCATCGCCGAATCGCATTTTGGTTGGGCCGGTGCCCCGCAGGTGCGGCATGGCGTCGATACCTGGCTCATCGCTCACAACCTGATCCCGGGTTGCGCGATGGTCGGTAACCGTGCGCTGCTCGAACTTGCGCTGCCTTTCCCCTCGCAAGTATTCCATCATGACTGGTGGCTCGTCCTCGTCGCGTCAGCGGCAGGCCAAGTCATCGCGGTGGATGCAGCACTAACCGGATATCGCCAGCATTCTGGCAACGCGATCGGCGCTGCCTCGCCGACGAGCCGGGCGCTCGACTTCATCTTCCATTTCCGGCGCTCGCTGGACGAAGCCCGCGCACAGTATGGCGGCGCGGTGGATCAGGCCGCAGCCCTTGTCGAGCGCGTCGGCGCCGGTGGGCACCACAACTGGATTGCTGCTGCCGGTGCCGCACGTGACCGGCTCGGCGCCCCGCTGCGCCGCGTGCGCATTAGGGCGATCCTTGCGGGTCCTGTGCGGCGGATCGGGTTGGCCCGCAACGTGCTTATGCTCTCTGCATCCCTGTTCGCTTTGCGCAGCCGACGCCGGGAGCGGTCCGGTGCTCCTTCAGTCCGGTGA
- a CDS encoding type IV pilus modification PilV family protein, whose protein sequence is MNVVHRSIREHGFSLIEVLVAFSIMALALGVLYQALGGSMRAAGEAERHVRAVLVAESILARYDSVPPGGLDVSGIADGFDWHLRTAPVPPLDEHPDAWTLQNIEVEVSWEDRGAVRRFRLVTVRPEVDPAIIDINAGGGR, encoded by the coding sequence ATGAATGTCGTGCACCGTAGCATTCGTGAGCACGGATTTTCCCTTATCGAGGTGCTGGTCGCGTTTTCCATCATGGCGCTGGCGTTGGGCGTGCTCTATCAGGCCCTGGGCGGTAGCATGCGTGCGGCAGGCGAGGCCGAACGGCACGTGCGTGCCGTCCTCGTCGCCGAGTCCATCCTCGCCCGGTACGATTCGGTTCCGCCCGGAGGTCTGGATGTGTCGGGCATCGCCGACGGCTTCGACTGGCATCTGCGCACCGCACCGGTGCCACCGCTCGATGAGCATCCCGATGCCTGGACGCTGCAAAACATCGAGGTCGAAGTCAGTTGGGAAGATCGCGGCGCCGTGCGCCGTTTTCGCCTCGTCACTGTGCGTCCGGAAGTCGACCCGGCGATCATCGATATCAATGCCGGAGGGGGGCGATGA